A part of Aegilops tauschii subsp. strangulata cultivar AL8/78 chromosome 2, Aet v6.0, whole genome shotgun sequence genomic DNA contains:
- the LOC109778238 gene encoding protein SRC2-like: MAHRVLELTLVSASNLPSVNLFSGMQVYAVASVYGEPRTRQQTLTDRDGETDPAWNHTVWFAVSPTATAAGRAYLHVLLRTERYFAGSFGFGDRDVGEVFVPVADLLAGACAAGGGTPWRCASYPVRKALSSRYHGTLSIAYRLGPVVVPPSEPYQAVMPPCRPARRNFNWNGRFALGLGGGFAGTAAYRSG; the protein is encoded by the coding sequence ATGGCGCACAGGGTCCTGGAGCTGACGCTCGTCTCGGCGAGCAACCTGCCGAGCGTGAACCTGTTCAGCGGCATGCAGGTGTACGCCGTGGCGTCCGTCTACGGCGAACCTCGCACGCGGCAGCAGACCCTCACCGACCGCGACGGCGAGACGGATCCGGCGTGGAACCACACGGTCTGGTTCGCCGTCTCGCCCACGGCCACCGCGGCGGGGCGCGCCTACCTCCACGTGCTCCTCCGCACCGAGCGCTACTTCGCCGGTTCGTTCGGCTTCGGCGACCGCGACGTCGGCGAGGTGTTTGTCCCCGTCGCCGACCTGCTCGCGGGCGCCTGCGCCGCCGGAGGAGGCACCCCGTGGCGGTGCGCGTCGTACCCGGTCCGGAAGGCGCTCAGCAGCCGGTACCACGGCACGCTCAGCATTGCGTACCGCCTCGGCCCCGTGGTGGTGCCCCCCTCGGAACCCTACCAGGCGGTCATGCCGCCGTGCCGGCCGGCGCGGAGGAATTTCAATTGGAATGGTCGCTTCGCGCTTGGGCTCGGCGGAGGCTTCGCGGGCACGGCGGCATATAGATCCGGGTAG
- the LOC109778237 gene encoding protein SRC2-like, which produces MAQRVLELTLVSASNLPSVNLFSGMQVYAVASVYGDPRTRQRTLTDRDGETDPAWNHTVWFGVSPTAAAAGRAYLHVLLRTERYFAGSFGFGDRDVGEVFIPVADLLAGACAAGGGTPWRCASYPVRKAQSSRHRGALSIAYRLGPVVAPPLPPSEPDCQVVMPPCRPAPRNFNWNGRFALGLGSGLLGGGFAGTAAYRSG; this is translated from the coding sequence ATGGCGCAGAGGGTCCTGGAGCTGACGCTCGTCTCGGCGAGCAACCTGCCGAGCGTGAACCTGTTCAGCGGCATGCAGGTGTACGCCGTGGCGTCCGTCTACGGCGACCCTCGCACGCGCCAGCGGACGCTCACCGACCGCGACGGCGAGACGGACCCGGCGTGGAACCACACGGTCTGGTTCGGCGTCTCGCCCACGGCCGCCGCCGCGGGGCGCGCCTACCTCCACGTGCTCCTCCGCACCGAGCGCTACTTCGCCGGTTCGTTCGGCTTCGGCGACCGCGACGTCGGCGAGGTGTTCATCCCCGTCGCTGACCTGCTAGCGGGCGCCTGCGCCGCCGGAGGAGGCACCCCGTGGCGGTGCGCGTCGTACCCAGTCCGGAAGGCGCAGAGCAGCAGGCACCGCGGTGCGCTCAGCATTGCGTACCGCCTCGGCCCCGTGGTGGCGCCGCCGCTGCCCCCCTCGGAACCCGATTGCCAGGTGGTCATGCCGCCGTGCCGGCCGGCGCCGAGGAATTTCAACTGGAATGGTCGCTTCGCGCTGGGGCTCGGCTCGGGGCTGCTCGGCGGAGGCTTCGCAGGAACGGCGGCATATAGATCCGGGTAG
- the LOC109778240 gene encoding protein SRC2-like produces the protein MAHRVLELTLVSASNLPSVNLFSGMQVYAVASVYGDPRTRQRTLTDRHGETDPAWNHTVWFAVSPTAAAAGRAYLHVLLRTEGGFGDRDVGEVFVPVADLLAGACATGGGTPWRCASYPVRKAQSSRHRGTLSIAYRLGPVVLPPSEPNCQAVMPPCRPARRNFNWNGRFALGLGSGLLGGGFAGTATYRSG, from the exons atggcgcacagGGTCCTGGAGCTGACGCTCGTGTCGGCGAGCAACCTGCCGAGCGTGAACCTGTTCAGCGGCATGCAGGTGTACGCCGTGGCGTCCGTCTACGGCGACCCTCGCACGCGGCAGCGCACCCTCACCGACCGCCACGGCGAGACGGACCCGGCGTGGAACCACACGGTCTGGTTCGCTGTCTCGCCCACGGCCGCCGCGGCGGGGCGCGCCTACCTCCACGTGCTCCTCCGCACCGAGGG CGGCTTCGGCGACCGCGACGTCGGCGAGGTGTTCGTCCCCGTCGCCGACCTGCTCGCGGGCGCCTGCGCCACCGGAGGAGGCACCCCGTGGCGGTGTGCGTCGTACCCGGTCCGGAAGGCGCAGAGCAGCAGGCACCGCGGCACGCTCAGCATTGCGTACCGCCTCGGCCCCGTGGTGTTGCCCCCCTCGGAACCCAATTGCCAGGCGGTCATGCCGCCGTGCCGGCCGGCGCGGAGGAATTTCAACTGGAACGGTCGCTTCGCGCTGGGGCTCGGCTCGGGGCTGCTCGGCGGAGGCTTCGCGGGCACGGCGACGTATAGATCCGGGTAG
- the LOC109778239 gene encoding protein SRC2-like, giving the protein MAHRVLELTLVSASNLPSVNLFSGMQVYAVVSVYGDPRTRQRTLTDRDGETEPAWNHTVWFAVSPTAAAAGRAYLHVLLRTERYFAGSFGFGDCDVAARCSSPSLTCSRAPAPPEESSRHRGALSIAYRLGPVVVPPSEPDCQAVMPPCRPARRNFNWNGRFVLGIGSGLVGGGFTGTAAYRSG; this is encoded by the exons ATGGCGCACAGGGTCCTGGAGCTGACGCTCGTCTCGGCGAGCAACCTGCCGAGCGTGAACCTGTTCAGCGGCATGCAGGTGTACGCCGTGGTGTCCGTTTACGGCGACCCTCGCACGCGGCAGCGGACTCTCACCGACCGCGATGGCGAGACGGAGCCGGCGTGGAACCACACGGTCTGGTTCGCCGTCTCGCCCACGGCCGCCGCCGCGGGGCGCGCCTACCTCCACGTGCTCCTCCGCACCGAGCGCTACTTCGCCGGTTCGTTCGGCTTCGGCGACTGCGACGTCGCGGCGAGGTGTTCATCCCCGTCGCTGACCTGCTCGCGGGCGCCTGCGCCGCCGGAGGAG AGCAGCCGGCACCGCGGCGCGCTCAGCATTGCGTACCGCCTCGGCCCCGTGGTGGTGCCCCCCTCGGAACCCGATTGCCAGGCGGTCATGCCGCCGTGCCGGCCGGCGCGGAGGAATTTCAATTGGAACGGTCGCTTCGTGCTGGGGATCGGCTCGGGGCTGGTCGGCGGAGGCTTCACGGGCACGGCGGCATATAGATCCGGGTAG